The sequence below is a genomic window from Microbacterium abyssi.
TGCGTGAGAGCACAGGATTCGCTGTCGACATCGACGGGGTCCCTGCAACGCGCGTGCCGGACGCGGAGGAGCTGCGCCTCATCCGCGAGGTGCTCGATCCCCACGGCACACGCACGCGCGAGGTCGCGGACTGAGGCGGGTCGCCCGCTCAGTCCGTGAGAAGCCCCTGATGCAGCAGATCCAGGAAGTGGTCGGTCAGACCGTCCGCCGTGTGCCCGCGACCCGGTCGGTACCATCCGACCGACGACCACACGGCGTCGCGGATGAAGCGGTACATTATGCCGGCGTCGAGGTTGGCGCGGAAGACGCCGGTGCGCTGCCCCTCCTGGATCTGGCCGAGCCAGATCTCCTCGATGCGGAGGCTGTGGTCCTGGACGAACTCGAATCCGGGCTGCTTGGCCAGGTAGGCCAGTTCGCTCTGGTACAGCGCGACAGCATCGGGCTGACTCTCTATCGTCGCGAACGCGTGCGCGATGAGCTTGTCGAGCACATCGCGCGGGCTGCCGTCTTCGACGACGATCTCCTCGAAGCGCGCCAACAGCCCTGTCATGAAGCTCCGAAGGATCTCCTGGAGGATCGCCTCCTTCGAGGAGAAGTGGTGGTACAGGCTTCCCGACAGGATGCCGGCCTCATCGGCGATATCTCGCACGGTGGTCGCCG
It includes:
- a CDS encoding TetR/AcrR family transcriptional regulator, yielding MASNARNGRQEQSSERREQILSIAAHLIARRGYSATTVRDIADEAGILSGSLYHHFSSKEAILQEILRSFMTGLLARFEEIVVEDGSPRDVLDKLIAHAFATIESQPDAVALYQSELAYLAKQPGFEFVQDHSLRIEEIWLGQIQEGQRTGVFRANLDAGIMYRFIRDAVWSSVGWYRPGRGHTADGLTDHFLDLLHQGLLTD